One segment of Terriglobales bacterium DNA contains the following:
- a CDS encoding ATP-binding cassette domain-containing protein translates to MKPSQSLLEVRNLNKTYVQRRWFSGKRFQVKALNNVSLTIPPGRTFALVGESGSGKSTLAKCLTMLEEPDSGEINFEGSNLVVMKQHERRRIRPQLQLIFQDAATAFNPRFSAAEIIAEPLVIQRRGSDEERRKRALELMEQTGLPVDAAGRSASEFSGGQRQRLAIARALVLEPRCLVLDEALSGLDLSIQRQIVRLLLELQARASLTYLFISHDLGLMAQIADQVAVMHQGKIVEEQAPLDLFSKPQHAHTQALLAAMPVLENCTTAGDA, encoded by the coding sequence ATGAAGCCATCCCAGTCACTCCTGGAAGTGCGGAATCTGAACAAAACTTACGTGCAGCGCCGGTGGTTTTCCGGGAAGCGGTTCCAGGTCAAGGCGTTGAACAACGTTAGTCTGACTATTCCGCCGGGACGTACCTTTGCACTGGTAGGCGAGTCAGGTTCAGGAAAATCCACGCTCGCGAAATGCCTCACCATGCTGGAAGAGCCGGATAGCGGCGAGATCAATTTCGAAGGCAGTAATCTTGTTGTCATGAAGCAGCACGAACGGAGACGGATACGGCCGCAACTGCAGCTCATTTTTCAAGATGCCGCTACCGCTTTTAATCCGCGGTTTTCCGCGGCGGAGATTATCGCCGAACCGCTGGTCATCCAAAGACGCGGATCCGATGAAGAACGAAGGAAACGTGCCCTGGAATTGATGGAGCAAACGGGGTTGCCGGTGGATGCCGCCGGCCGTTCAGCATCGGAATTTAGCGGCGGGCAGCGGCAGCGGCTGGCGATCGCTCGCGCATTGGTCCTCGAACCGCGGTGCTTAGTCCTGGATGAGGCGCTTTCCGGGCTGGACCTTTCCATTCAAAGGCAGATTGTGCGTCTGCTGCTGGAACTGCAAGCACGAGCTTCACTGACGTATCTGTTTATCTCCCACGATCTTGGCCTGATGGCGCAAATCGCCGATCAGGTGGCGGTGATGCATCAGGGAAAAATTGTCGAAGAACAAGCTCCCTTGGATTTATTTTCCAAGCCTCAGCACGCGCACACGCAGGCACTCCTGGCCGCAATGCCTGTGCTTGAAAACTGCACTACGGCGGGGGACGCCTGA
- a CDS encoding ABC transporter ATP-binding protein: protein MIQKETESLLAVQDLSVCFTSSGRQTRVVNSIRFSITPGEVVGVLGESGSGKTSMALAVLGLLPSNAQIESGSIRLRGRELVGLEEHELQKIRGKEISLIFQEPGIALNPVLRVGQQIVEVLRAHNSWSSKRCREEAESMLEQVRLSDVARIYSAYPHELSGGQRQRVAIAQALACKPGLVIADEPTASLDTTIQADILALLKDLQQRLSLAFLLISHNPAILQKMAQRILVVHAGEIVEEGAASQVLHRPQHPYTRHLLECVTQPLSGTHFRCD from the coding sequence TTGATCCAGAAAGAGACCGAATCCCTACTTGCCGTGCAGGATTTGTCGGTTTGCTTCACATCCAGCGGCCGCCAAACCAGGGTCGTGAACTCAATTCGTTTCTCGATCACTCCGGGCGAGGTGGTTGGGGTATTAGGAGAGTCCGGATCGGGAAAGACGAGTATGGCCCTCGCGGTCCTTGGCCTTCTTCCTTCGAATGCACAAATCGAGAGTGGCTCGATTCGGCTGCGCGGACGCGAGCTCGTAGGATTGGAGGAGCACGAGTTACAGAAGATCCGTGGAAAGGAAATCTCACTTATCTTTCAAGAGCCAGGGATTGCGCTCAACCCAGTCCTACGCGTCGGCCAGCAGATCGTTGAGGTATTACGCGCGCATAATTCATGGAGCAGCAAGCGTTGCCGCGAAGAGGCAGAGTCCATGCTGGAGCAGGTGCGGCTCTCCGATGTCGCGCGCATTTACTCCGCGTATCCTCACGAATTGAGCGGAGGCCAGCGCCAACGAGTAGCCATTGCCCAGGCGCTGGCTTGTAAACCTGGACTTGTGATTGCCGATGAGCCTACGGCGTCGCTGGATACAACCATCCAGGCCGATATTCTGGCTTTGCTCAAAGACTTGCAGCAACGGCTCTCGCTCGCATTTCTGTTGATCAGCCACAACCCGGCGATCCTTCAAAAAATGGCGCAACGCATTCTTGTGGTGCATGCGGGTGAAATCGTTGAGGAGGGAGCTGCATCTCAGGTCTTGCACCGGCCGCAGCATCCCTACACGCGGCACCTGCTGGAGTGCGTGACGCAGCCGCTGAGTGGGACGCATTTTCGGTGCGACTAA
- a CDS encoding class I SAM-dependent methyltransferase, giving the protein MLRFECSECGGIFGTEKMISLSKRQLAREYRELYWTYDEGDTTETELQTFHKLNPTKSGIYLNYGCGKWSKAIQILREKGFNIVGYDPTAGRAKATFVISSETQLRNMKFDGLMSHNLLEHLQDPVTTLQFMKSLLNDGGLMVHATPCYRYEYEYSRFHLFFFTGNSVNVMAYRAGLIVRDTEYPNIKIFTSA; this is encoded by the coding sequence TTGCTCCGCTTTGAATGCTCTGAATGTGGAGGGATTTTTGGAACCGAGAAGATGATTTCACTTTCAAAACGGCAACTGGCTCGTGAATACCGCGAACTTTACTGGACCTATGATGAGGGCGATACAACAGAAACTGAACTGCAAACATTTCATAAGCTGAATCCAACAAAATCAGGAATCTATCTTAATTATGGGTGCGGTAAATGGTCAAAAGCAATTCAGATTCTCCGAGAGAAGGGATTCAACATCGTCGGGTACGATCCGACGGCGGGAAGGGCAAAGGCTACATTCGTTATATCAAGCGAAACGCAACTTCGGAACATGAAGTTCGATGGCCTCATGTCTCACAATCTTTTGGAACATTTGCAAGATCCCGTTACGACCCTCCAATTCATGAAATCTCTTCTTAATGATGGTGGACTCATGGTTCACGCTACACCCTGCTATCGTTACGAGTACGAGTACAGTCGGTTTCATCTCTTTTTCTTCACCGGGAATTCAGTCAATGTAATGGCATATCGAGCCGGTCTCATCGTTCGCGACACTGAATATCCAAATATTAAGATCTTCACTTCTGCGTAG
- a CDS encoding amino acid permease has translation MTQRPNQLRRELSAGQMAMVAVGGSIGTGLLLGSGAAIQIAGPSVIISYILGALIAFVVTMALGEMSSLHPAAGSFGVYADRYLNPWAGFVSRYGYWFAVVISISAELVASATYARFWFPQIPSLVWITIYAAMLLFINLRTVGDFGSFEYWFAMIKVVVIAAFIMIGAALLLGGKAQPHYTSDGGFLPHGGAGPLFALSFVLFNYLGTEMVAISSGEARSVAAIARATYISFAVLTFVYLFASTVLVGVVPWNRVGVTQSPFVTVFEVAHIPAISHIMNFVVLTAALSGSNASLYVTARMLYSLAEDGFAPAKLTELTAKGSPRWAVLVSASGILIALLVQRVTPQNAYLYIIGASLFGGLLAWGIALASHIAMRKRLSAQEIAALPMRAPGGAVASVIALVAIAAVVISTWWVPQSRITIMSAGPYLLLLTVFYFLMKKNKARNKMAA, from the coding sequence ATGACACAACGACCCAACCAGCTTCGCCGTGAGCTCAGCGCAGGACAGATGGCCATGGTTGCCGTCGGAGGCTCGATAGGCACGGGACTTCTATTAGGGTCCGGAGCCGCCATACAGATCGCGGGACCGTCAGTCATTATTTCCTACATTCTGGGCGCGTTGATTGCTTTTGTAGTCACGATGGCGTTGGGCGAGATGTCGAGCCTGCATCCGGCGGCAGGCTCTTTTGGCGTTTATGCCGACAGATATCTGAATCCCTGGGCGGGCTTTGTCTCCCGTTACGGATATTGGTTCGCAGTTGTGATCTCCATCAGCGCCGAACTGGTCGCGTCGGCTACTTATGCGCGCTTCTGGTTTCCCCAGATTCCGTCGCTGGTCTGGATTACCATCTACGCTGCAATGCTGTTGTTCATCAATTTGCGTACGGTCGGCGATTTTGGCAGCTTCGAGTACTGGTTCGCCATGATTAAGGTCGTGGTCATCGCAGCGTTCATCATGATCGGCGCTGCCCTGCTTCTGGGCGGAAAGGCGCAGCCACATTACACTTCGGACGGAGGTTTTCTGCCGCACGGTGGTGCCGGACCCTTGTTTGCGCTCTCCTTCGTCTTGTTCAATTACCTTGGCACCGAGATGGTAGCAATCTCCTCCGGGGAGGCACGTTCAGTGGCCGCGATTGCGCGCGCGACCTATATCAGTTTTGCAGTCCTGACATTTGTGTACCTGTTTGCCTCCACCGTTCTGGTTGGAGTTGTTCCGTGGAACCGGGTGGGTGTAACGCAAAGTCCGTTTGTCACGGTTTTTGAAGTCGCGCACATACCTGCCATCTCGCACATCATGAACTTCGTGGTTCTCACCGCGGCACTTTCAGGGTCCAATGCCAGCCTGTATGTCACTGCCCGTATGCTGTACTCGCTCGCGGAAGACGGCTTCGCACCCGCCAAGCTCACCGAACTCACAGCAAAGGGATCGCCGCGGTGGGCGGTGCTGGTTTCCGCATCGGGGATTCTCATCGCATTGCTGGTACAGCGTGTGACGCCCCAGAATGCATACCTTTATATTATCGGCGCTTCATTGTTTGGCGGACTGCTGGCCTGGGGCATCGCACTGGCCTCGCACATCGCCATGCGAAAGCGGCTCTCCGCCCAGGAGATTGCAGCGCTGCCCATGCGCGCTCCCGGCGGCGCGGTTGCATCCGTGATCGCACTGGTTGCCATTGCAGCCGTCGTAATCTCAACCTGGTGGGTGCCACAGTCGCGCATCACCATCATGAGCGCAGGCCCGTATTTGCTGCTTCTGACCGTGTTTTACTTTTTGATGAAGAAAAATAAGGCGAGGAACAAAATGGCAGCATGA
- a CDS encoding alpha/beta hydrolase: MPEKILSLPPPPADLRIPYGAEKSQFIDFRFPISRAAVALVVMIHGGFWRQRYDLTHAAHLCAAVTASGLTTANIEYRRIGEPGGGWPGTFDDIQAALQRAQSYHGNNKPTLVVGHSAGGHLGLWLATRDQDLAAVIALAPVSCLRTAWRRRLGDGAVADFLGGSPDDVPDRYLFACPSQQSTRVPRVLIHGTEDDIVPMNLSREYLTARTVESDTVESDIVRLIELPAADHYDLIDPRSASWKTVLTEIKNAANASL; the protein is encoded by the coding sequence ATGCCTGAAAAAATTTTATCGCTTCCTCCACCACCTGCCGACCTTCGAATCCCATACGGCGCAGAAAAAAGCCAGTTCATCGACTTCCGATTTCCCATCTCCCGCGCCGCAGTCGCCCTGGTTGTCATGATTCATGGAGGTTTCTGGCGCCAGAGATACGATCTCACGCATGCGGCACATCTCTGTGCTGCGGTAACTGCATCCGGATTGACCACCGCCAACATAGAATATCGCCGTATTGGAGAGCCAGGCGGCGGCTGGCCGGGCACATTCGACGATATCCAAGCGGCCCTGCAGCGCGCTCAAAGCTACCACGGAAACAACAAGCCAACTCTCGTCGTCGGCCACTCGGCGGGAGGACATCTCGGACTTTGGCTGGCGACCAGAGACCAGGATCTAGCCGCGGTCATCGCCCTGGCGCCGGTCTCGTGTCTTCGAACGGCTTGGCGCCGGAGGCTCGGAGATGGAGCGGTGGCAGATTTCTTAGGAGGCTCTCCAGACGATGTACCAGATCGTTATCTTTTTGCGTGCCCGTCACAACAAAGTACACGTGTGCCGCGCGTCCTGATCCATGGTACAGAGGATGACATTGTGCCTATGAATTTGAGCAGAGAATATCTGACGGCGCGCACGGTAGAGTCAGACACTGTTGAGTCAGACATAGTTCGGCTCATCGAATTACCGGCAGCAGATCACTACGACTTAATCGATCCGCGCTCGGCATCATGGAAAACTGTCCTGACAGAGATCAAGAATGCGGCGAATGCAAGTTTGTAA
- a CDS encoding nucleoside deaminase: MELTNNDLLREAIAEAKAGLSEGGIPIGAVLVDPGGNIVSRGHNLRVQTGDPTAHAEVVCIRNAGRRTDWQKLILVSTLSPCIMCTGASLLYKIPKIIIGENKTFIGAEELFLANGVQCIVLGNSECITMMREFIQAHPDIWNEDIGIPSSKPLTISGG, from the coding sequence ATGGAACTGACAAACAACGATTTGCTTCGCGAAGCTATTGCCGAAGCTAAAGCTGGTCTATCCGAAGGAGGCATTCCGATTGGGGCTGTGCTGGTTGATCCAGGCGGGAACATTGTTTCAAGAGGGCACAATCTGCGAGTTCAAACGGGAGATCCGACTGCGCATGCGGAGGTGGTTTGTATCAGAAATGCCGGACGGCGCACCGACTGGCAGAAACTCATTCTCGTAAGCACGCTTAGTCCTTGCATCATGTGCACCGGAGCGAGTCTGCTCTATAAGATTCCCAAAATAATCATTGGCGAAAACAAGACATTCATAGGCGCAGAAGAGCTCTTCCTCGCGAACGGCGTTCAATGTATTGTTCTGGGTAATTCTGAATGCATTACGATGATGCGGGAGTTTATCCAGGCGCATCCCGATATTTGGAATGAAGACATTGGCATTCCCAGTTCAAAGCCCCTGACGATCTCCGGCGGGTAA
- a CDS encoding ABC transporter permease produces MRYFLRRIVHGAFLLVGVSILSFVLMELAPGDFFAEMRLNPQLSAETLAGLRQQYGLDQPLPVRYLHWVQSVARGEFGFSFAYNTPVAPLLWSRAGNTLLLTVPAALFAWLIAVPIGVRSAARQGKWDDKIASAGVTALLATPELLLALGFLLIALRTGYLPTGGMSSTGFSGLSWWGKFKDVTAHLAIPVTVLTLGSLPILVRHVRATMLEVLQSPFINAARAHGISRRRLLFRHALPAALNPLISLFGFSIAGLLSASLLVEIVVSWPGLGPLLFEAILGRDLYVVIGAILFSTMFLVGGTLISDLLLLAADPRIRTP; encoded by the coding sequence ATGCGCTACTTTCTTCGCCGCATCGTTCACGGGGCTTTTCTCCTGGTTGGAGTTTCAATTCTTTCATTTGTCTTAATGGAACTGGCGCCTGGAGACTTCTTCGCAGAGATGCGCCTGAATCCGCAGCTTTCCGCCGAGACACTCGCCGGCTTACGGCAGCAGTACGGTTTGGATCAGCCGCTGCCGGTGCGGTACCTACACTGGGTACAGTCGGTTGCACGAGGCGAGTTTGGTTTTTCTTTCGCTTACAACACCCCGGTGGCGCCGCTGCTTTGGTCGCGCGCCGGCAACACTCTGCTGCTAACCGTACCGGCCGCTCTATTTGCCTGGCTGATTGCCGTACCTATTGGTGTCCGAAGTGCCGCAAGGCAGGGCAAATGGGACGACAAGATTGCGAGCGCTGGTGTTACCGCCCTATTGGCAACTCCAGAGCTCTTGCTTGCGCTGGGCTTCCTGCTGATTGCATTGCGCACCGGTTACCTGCCTACCGGAGGAATGAGCTCGACTGGCTTTTCTGGATTGAGCTGGTGGGGGAAATTCAAAGATGTAACCGCGCATCTGGCCATTCCCGTCACGGTGTTGACGCTGGGCAGCCTGCCAATTCTGGTTCGCCATGTGCGAGCCACAATGCTTGAGGTGCTGCAGTCGCCATTCATCAACGCCGCACGCGCTCATGGGATCTCGCGCCGGCGGTTGCTGTTCAGGCACGCACTACCCGCGGCCCTGAATCCCCTGATTTCTCTGTTCGGATTCTCTATTGCAGGCTTGTTGAGTGCATCGCTGCTGGTGGAAATAGTCGTCAGTTGGCCAGGTCTGGGACCGCTGCTGTTTGAGGCCATTCTGGGGCGCGACCTTTACGTGGTCATCGGCGCGATTCTGTTCTCGACGATGTTTCTGGTGGGAGGCACGTTGATCTCAGATCTGCTGTTGCTGGCGGCTGATCCCAGGATCAGAACACCATAA
- a CDS encoding aminotransferase class V-fold PLP-dependent enzyme: protein MTDPLLQYRAEFPILEETTYLISNSLGAMPRGVFESLRNYAEIWATRGVRAWKERWWMMGLEVGNQIGELMNAPANSVSLHGNVTQCQAVVASCFEFNSKRNKVVYSDLNFPSVMYFWEAQRSRGARIHMVPTDDGIHVPTERLLEAIDEETLLVPVSHVIFRSSYINDAKAICERAHRVGAHVILDTFQSLGSGVTVDVQELNVDFACGGVLKWLCGGPGTAYLYVRPDLAEKLEPKFTGWLAHENPFGFEIGPTRYTQGPYRFVNGTPNVAGMYAAIPGLKIVGQVGMKNIREKSKRQTERLVSLADRRGWKVSAPRDPERRGGTVAIEMPSSKEVCEALLKRGILVDWRPNAGVRLSPHFYNRDEEIDLAIAAVDEILASMGMAPSR, encoded by the coding sequence ATGACCGACCCACTGCTTCAATATCGCGCTGAGTTTCCTATCCTGGAAGAAACCACCTATCTCATCAGCAATTCCCTGGGTGCGATGCCCCGCGGCGTATTTGAATCGCTGCGCAACTATGCGGAGATCTGGGCCACGCGCGGTGTACGTGCCTGGAAAGAGCGCTGGTGGATGATGGGCCTCGAAGTGGGCAACCAGATTGGCGAGCTGATGAACGCACCCGCAAATAGCGTTTCACTGCACGGCAATGTAACCCAGTGCCAGGCGGTGGTGGCTTCGTGTTTCGAGTTCAACAGCAAACGCAATAAGGTCGTGTACAGCGACCTCAACTTTCCTTCGGTCATGTATTTTTGGGAGGCGCAACGATCGCGGGGCGCCCGAATCCATATGGTCCCAACCGATGACGGAATTCACGTGCCCACCGAACGCCTGCTGGAAGCCATTGATGAAGAAACCCTGCTCGTACCCGTGTCGCACGTGATCTTCCGAAGTTCCTATATTAATGACGCCAAGGCGATTTGCGAGAGGGCACACCGGGTTGGCGCACATGTGATTTTGGATACGTTCCAGTCTCTAGGTTCCGGCGTGACCGTGGACGTACAGGAGCTGAACGTTGACTTTGCCTGCGGTGGTGTTCTGAAATGGCTCTGCGGCGGACCCGGCACCGCGTATCTTTATGTTCGTCCTGACCTCGCTGAGAAATTGGAACCGAAATTCACGGGTTGGTTAGCACACGAAAATCCATTCGGCTTTGAAATTGGCCCGACCCGCTACACGCAAGGTCCATACCGCTTCGTCAATGGAACGCCCAATGTTGCCGGGATGTATGCGGCTATCCCAGGATTAAAAATTGTGGGTCAGGTGGGTATGAAGAACATCCGCGAAAAATCCAAACGGCAGACGGAGCGCCTAGTTTCGCTTGCCGATCGGCGCGGGTGGAAGGTAAGCGCACCGCGCGATCCTGAGCGGCGCGGGGGCACCGTGGCCATTGAGATGCCAAGCTCGAAAGAAGTCTGCGAAGCGCTGCTCAAGCGCGGCATTCTGGTCGACTGGCGGCCGAATGCGGGCGTGCGTCTGTCCCCGCATTTCTATAACCGGGATGAAGAGATTGACTTGGCCATTGCTGCCGTGGATGAAATTCTTGCGAGCATGGGGATGGCGCCCTCCAGGTAG
- a CDS encoding sigma-70 family RNA polymerase sigma factor, whose product MQATIAQSVEDRKRPLSDTQLVKACLRGDEEAWSALINKYKNLIFSIPIKYHFSQEDAADIFQAVCADLISELPNLRKPKALAGWLIQVTSHKCIQRKRQAERYASQDPELSEPAAAPHEIPDNVLSQVQDEQILREAIQELPPRCRELVQMLFFEYPPRPYQQIAEQLGIATGSIGFIRGRCLEKLRQRLQKMGFE is encoded by the coding sequence ATGCAGGCGACTATTGCCCAATCTGTCGAGGATCGTAAGCGGCCCCTCTCGGATACCCAGTTGGTGAAGGCGTGTTTGCGGGGAGATGAAGAGGCATGGTCCGCCTTGATCAACAAATACAAAAACCTGATTTTTTCTATTCCCATCAAGTACCATTTTTCGCAAGAAGATGCCGCCGATATTTTTCAGGCGGTCTGTGCCGATCTGATTTCAGAGCTGCCCAACTTACGGAAGCCCAAAGCACTGGCGGGATGGCTCATTCAGGTCACCTCTCACAAATGCATTCAGCGTAAGCGCCAGGCGGAGCGCTACGCCAGCCAGGACCCGGAACTTTCAGAACCCGCCGCTGCCCCGCACGAAATTCCTGACAATGTGCTTTCGCAGGTGCAAGACGAACAGATTCTGCGCGAAGCTATCCAGGAACTTCCACCGCGCTGCCGCGAGTTGGTCCAGATGCTTTTCTTCGAATACCCGCCTCGTCCATATCAGCAAATTGCGGAGCAGTTGGGGATTGCCACCGGCTCCATTGGCTTTATCCGTGGACGCTGCCTGGAAAAACTGCGGCAACGCCTGCAGAAGATGGGTTTCGAGTGA
- a CDS encoding ABC transporter substrate-binding protein — MQACLSRFLIILLTAVCSWGAAASISPQSRQPNEELLVTDNEIGQYGGKIVTALRSEPKTLNPAIATDGPSREVIGRITADLIHINRASQQTEPAVAKSWKVSSDGLRYTLRLRKGLRFSDGLPCDADDVVFSFQVYLDEKAHSTQRDLLIVGGKPITIRKIDPLTVVFELSQPYAAAERLFDGFAILPKHILEKPYQEGRLAQVWGISSPAAEIVGLGPFRLKEYVPGQRMVLERNPYYWKADHKGQRLPYLDELVFLFVPSDDAQVIRFQAGDTDVLSRISAENYSVLEQQQQNRGFRLYDLGPGLEYNFLFFNLNTNLPKDSTIARKQGWFKDVRFRQAVSNAIDREGIVRLVYRGHGAPLWTDVTPAYKLWVNPAIPHPARSLEKSRELLKAAGFSWKSDGTLVDGSGDPVEFSIVTSASNAQRTQMATIIQDDLKQLGMRVQVVPLEFRAVLDRVFQTHDFEASVLALGGGDVDPNTKMNVLVSSGASHMWDLGESQPATPWEAEIDRLMKQQISTLKFTDRNRLYGRVQQLVYENLPLICIASPNILVGAKTTVGNFQPAILDHYTLWNVDQLFVHSPVKH, encoded by the coding sequence ATGCAAGCGTGTCTTTCACGGTTCCTCATAATCCTGCTCACGGCCGTATGTTCTTGGGGAGCAGCTGCGAGCATCTCTCCGCAATCGCGCCAGCCCAATGAAGAGCTTCTCGTTACTGACAACGAGATCGGGCAGTACGGAGGCAAGATTGTTACCGCCTTACGCTCCGAGCCGAAGACACTGAATCCGGCCATAGCAACGGACGGTCCTTCACGGGAGGTGATCGGCCGCATCACGGCTGATCTGATTCATATCAACCGTGCCTCACAGCAGACTGAACCTGCGGTGGCCAAGTCATGGAAGGTGTCGTCCGATGGTCTGCGCTACACGTTGCGACTACGGAAAGGACTGCGCTTTTCAGATGGACTTCCCTGCGATGCCGACGATGTAGTCTTCAGTTTCCAGGTTTATCTGGACGAGAAGGCCCACTCGACGCAGCGTGATCTGCTGATTGTGGGCGGCAAGCCTATTACGATACGCAAAATAGATCCGCTGACTGTGGTTTTTGAACTAAGCCAACCTTATGCCGCTGCTGAACGGCTCTTTGATGGTTTTGCCATTCTGCCAAAACACATTCTGGAAAAACCGTATCAAGAGGGGCGCCTCGCGCAGGTTTGGGGGATTAGCAGTCCGGCGGCGGAGATTGTTGGGCTGGGGCCATTCCGGCTGAAGGAGTATGTGCCGGGACAACGCATGGTTTTGGAGCGCAATCCCTACTACTGGAAAGCGGACCACAAGGGTCAGCGCCTCCCCTATCTGGATGAACTGGTCTTCCTGTTTGTCCCGAGTGATGATGCGCAGGTCATCCGCTTCCAGGCCGGCGACACAGACGTTTTGAGCCGGATAAGTGCAGAAAACTATTCCGTTCTCGAGCAGCAACAGCAGAACCGAGGTTTTCGGCTCTATGACCTGGGCCCAGGCCTGGAATACAATTTTTTGTTCTTCAACCTGAACACCAATTTACCCAAGGATTCCACCATCGCCCGCAAGCAAGGCTGGTTCAAAGATGTACGCTTTCGGCAGGCGGTCTCGAACGCCATTGATCGCGAGGGCATTGTTCGCCTGGTTTATCGAGGACACGGTGCGCCTCTGTGGACAGATGTAACTCCGGCGTACAAACTGTGGGTGAATCCCGCGATTCCCCATCCGGCGCGCTCGCTGGAAAAATCACGGGAGCTGCTGAAGGCTGCAGGGTTCTCCTGGAAGAGTGATGGCACGCTGGTGGATGGCAGCGGCGATCCAGTTGAGTTTTCCATCGTAACCAGCGCCTCAAATGCACAACGCACCCAAATGGCCACCATCATTCAAGATGATTTAAAGCAACTAGGGATGCGAGTCCAGGTTGTGCCCCTGGAATTTCGCGCCGTCCTGGACCGCGTCTTTCAAACCCATGATTTTGAAGCTTCGGTGCTGGCATTGGGCGGGGGCGATGTAGACCCCAACACCAAGATGAATGTTCTGGTCTCGTCGGGCGCCAGTCATATGTGGGACCTGGGCGAGAGCCAGCCAGCCACGCCGTGGGAGGCGGAGATTGACCGCCTGATGAAGCAACAAATTTCCACGTTGAAATTCACGGACCGCAACCGTCTTTACGGACGCGTGCAGCAACTGGTGTACGAAAATCTTCCTTTGATCTGCATTGCGAGTCCGAACATTCTGGTGGGGGCAAAAACCACGGTGGGCAACTTCCAGCCGGCGATCCTGGACCATTACACGTTGTGGAATGTGGACCAGCTCTTCGTGCATTCTCCGGTGAAACACTAA
- a CDS encoding ABC transporter permease yields the protein MIKTRTISLPLLLLGFIHLMVLSAGFLAPYDYASQNRMLPFAPPTRIHFVDTHGEWHFRPFVYGLVDQPGNFGSYSEDLDHVYPLRFFVHGDEYKLIGSVTSHLHLLGVSEPGRIFLIGADGYGRDQFSRLLFGGRISLFSGLLAASLCLVVGSGFGVVAGFYGKWVDEVIMRLAELFLALPWLYLLFAVRAFLPLHITPTAAFLLLVMVIGLVGWARPARLVRGIVLSAKERNYVLAGRNFGASDLYLLRRHILPQTAGVVLTQAALLIPQYILAEVTLSFLGLGVGEPEPSWGNMLASLQQYHVLVSYWWMFIPGVALIPVFLSYFLLANALQKRIKLGLV from the coding sequence ATGATCAAGACGCGCACAATCTCGTTGCCTCTGCTGCTATTGGGATTCATTCACCTCATGGTCCTGAGCGCGGGATTCCTCGCTCCTTACGATTACGCCTCACAAAATCGCATGCTGCCGTTTGCCCCGCCCACCAGGATCCATTTTGTTGACACTCATGGAGAATGGCATTTTCGGCCTTTTGTTTATGGATTAGTTGACCAGCCGGGCAATTTTGGCTCTTACAGTGAAGACCTAGACCACGTTTATCCCCTCCGCTTCTTTGTGCACGGAGACGAATACAAACTGATCGGAAGCGTGACTTCACATCTGCACCTATTGGGAGTTTCGGAGCCGGGCCGAATATTCCTGATAGGAGCTGATGGTTACGGCCGGGACCAGTTTTCCCGGCTGCTCTTTGGCGGCCGGATTTCGCTTTTTTCCGGACTCCTGGCAGCCTCACTTTGCCTCGTAGTCGGCTCGGGATTCGGAGTCGTTGCCGGTTTTTATGGCAAATGGGTTGATGAGGTGATCATGCGCCTGGCAGAACTTTTTCTGGCGCTGCCCTGGCTTTATCTGCTTTTTGCGGTGCGGGCCTTTCTGCCTTTACATATCACGCCCACGGCAGCATTCCTGTTGCTTGTCATGGTCATCGGATTAGTAGGGTGGGCGCGGCCGGCACGGCTGGTGCGGGGGATCGTACTCAGCGCGAAAGAACGCAATTATGTGCTGGCTGGCCGCAACTTCGGAGCTTCTGACCTTTATCTATTGCGGCGCCACATACTGCCACAAACGGCAGGCGTTGTACTGACCCAGGCGGCACTCTTGATACCACAGTACATCCTGGCCGAGGTCACCCTGTCGTTCCTAGGACTTGGGGTTGGGGAGCCGGAGCCCAGTTGGGGCAATATGCTGGCCAGCCTGCAGCAATATCATGTTCTGGTTTCCTATTGGTGGATGTTTATTCCGGGTGTGGCGTTAATTCCCGTATTTCTGAGTTACTTTCTTCTCGCCAATGCCTTACAAAAACGGATAAAATTAGGTTTAGTCTAG